A DNA window from Synergistaceae bacterium contains the following coding sequences:
- a CDS encoding tripartite tricarboxylate transporter TctB family protein, with protein sequence MSKNARDGLWSVICLALSLWIYYYSDTFRSSARVPLLADATLYTRLWAVVLFLLSLGLLIRSIRAQTKGTGPALCTLGTFCTIVLLLMYVLLLKSVGFFLCTLVFLTVLVTYYHYLSLDSGTSPRPKLAALTARYFVLALVVTFVLDFAFSKLLSVYLPTFSLFG encoded by the coding sequence ATGTCCAAAAATGCGCGAGATGGTCTCTGGAGCGTGATCTGTCTTGCTTTGAGCCTGTGGATTTATTATTACAGCGATACGTTCCGCAGTTCCGCCCGGGTCCCGCTGCTGGCCGACGCCACTTTGTACACCCGGCTTTGGGCCGTCGTTCTTTTTCTTCTTTCGCTGGGGCTTCTGATCCGGTCCATCCGTGCCCAAACAAAGGGAACAGGTCCGGCGCTCTGTACTTTGGGAACTTTTTGCACAATAGTCCTTCTTTTGATGTATGTGCTGCTTCTGAAAAGTGTGGGATTCTTTTTATGTACTCTGGTGTTCCTGACCGTTCTGGTCACGTATTACCATTACCTGTCTCTGGACTCCGGTACGAGTCCCCGCCCCAAACTCGCGGCACTGACGGCCAGGTACTTCGTCCTGGCGCTGGTTGTGACATTTGTTCTGGATTTCGCTTTCTCCAAATTATTGAGCGTTTATCTGCCGACGTTCTCTCTATTTGGATAG
- a CDS encoding dipeptidase — protein sequence MSTEAYSYLKDPKVLPVELAPDTGGPWDHVLELPPEQEERAARLHKNDIVFDLHNHVHRLAKNMLRDFETYARSGRVANGYDGIAKSGLTACFNGYGGSAGRRSSPVAWQFDDIVWDIGTRQADIYHHSDVAIVGVCVADIYRAKETGRCAIFANVENAGITGNEIDRLDLLYGIGVRCLGLSYNQRNTIADGSSEKEDGGLSRFGEKVVTRLNRLGVLMDFAHSSDRAILDCLELSDAPCCISHSLPAALSSHPKAKSDDLLKKIAEAGWVIGIQSVPNITSSKPYQSIFDVADQIDHCVQVMGINHVAVGTDAMFGNHADLHRCISKMMAHPEKELVGEYVDYLENPGEIPNVSRVLVSRGYSDEDIGKILGMNVVRLLEKTIG from the coding sequence ATGTCAACGGAAGCGTACTCCTATCTGAAAGATCCGAAAGTTCTGCCGGTGGAGCTGGCGCCCGACACCGGAGGCCCCTGGGACCATGTTCTGGAGCTTCCCCCGGAGCAGGAGGAACGGGCGGCTCGTCTCCACAAAAACGACATCGTATTCGATCTCCATAACCATGTTCACCGGCTGGCGAAAAACATGCTGCGCGATTTCGAGACCTATGCCCGAAGCGGCCGCGTGGCCAACGGATATGACGGAATCGCCAAATCCGGACTGACCGCCTGTTTCAACGGTTACGGAGGCAGCGCGGGGCGGCGTTCCAGCCCTGTGGCATGGCAGTTCGACGACATCGTCTGGGATATTGGAACCCGTCAGGCGGACATTTACCACCACTCCGACGTGGCAATAGTCGGCGTTTGCGTGGCCGATATTTACAGGGCAAAAGAGACGGGCCGCTGCGCCATTTTCGCCAACGTGGAAAACGCGGGGATTACGGGCAATGAAATCGACCGCCTGGACCTGTTGTACGGCATCGGGGTCCGATGCCTCGGCCTTTCTTACAACCAGCGCAACACCATCGCCGACGGAAGCAGCGAAAAGGAGGATGGAGGGCTCAGCCGCTTCGGTGAAAAGGTCGTGACGCGTCTGAACCGACTGGGCGTGCTGATGGACTTTGCCCACAGCTCGGACAGAGCCATTCTCGACTGTCTGGAGCTTTCCGACGCGCCATGCTGCATCAGCCACTCTCTGCCGGCGGCCCTCAGCAGCCACCCCAAAGCCAAGTCCGACGATCTGCTGAAAAAAATCGCAGAGGCCGGATGGGTGATTGGAATTCAGTCTGTCCCGAATATTACCTCTTCCAAACCCTATCAGTCTATTTTCGACGTGGCCGATCAAATCGACCATTGCGTACAGGTCATGGGAATCAATCACGTGGCAGTGGGAACCGACGCCATGTTCGGCAATCACGCCGACCTGCATCGCTGCATCTCGAAAATGATGGCGCATCCCGAAAAGGAGCTGGTGGGAGAATACGTGGATTACCTGGAAAATCCCGGAGAAATCCCCAACGTTTCCCGGGTGCTGGTGTCCCGGGGATATTCGGATGAAGATATCGGCAAAATCCTGGGTATGAACGTGGTGCGGCTGCTTGAAAAGACCATAGGATAA
- a CDS encoding amidohydrolase: MEQEWDSGLSLKIKSPDFIQWLEETYKDIHRHPELGMQEFRTTALVKSVMSELGVRQAEIPGMETGAVGLVEGRMPGPVLALRADMDALPIQEEADVPYRSEIPNVMHACGHDLNTTVLLGVMKYLMENRFVERMKGTLKFIFQPAEETLGGAKRMVEAGVLKNPDVDMILMSHGDPELRVGEMALFRGYSHASSDSFFIELRGKGGHGSRPFQTQDLLVAGAELINILQTIVSRDLDARDAAVLSVCTFNAGTAPNILPGSALLSGTVRTMAGEVQDKIRRRMQEVCDGIASLFHLTAKLDYKVGVPSCAVDDKAEEVLKKAGERILPQKNIRLSKSRMGGEDFAYFSQRVPAGVMRLGVGAPDGTKWGSTHSPTFRVDLRGLPVGVSILAQAAENVLAPEPEPDATKVV; encoded by the coding sequence TTGGAACAGGAATGGGATTCAGGATTGTCTTTAAAAATTAAATCTCCCGATTTTATCCAATGGCTTGAGGAAACCTATAAAGACATTCACAGGCACCCGGAACTGGGAATGCAGGAATTTCGCACCACAGCTCTTGTAAAGTCGGTCATGTCCGAGCTGGGAGTCCGGCAAGCGGAAATACCCGGGATGGAAACGGGAGCGGTGGGGCTCGTTGAGGGGCGTATGCCCGGCCCCGTGCTGGCTCTTCGGGCCGATATGGACGCGCTGCCCATTCAGGAAGAGGCGGACGTGCCCTATCGGTCGGAGATTCCCAATGTGATGCACGCCTGCGGCCACGACCTCAACACGACGGTTCTGCTGGGCGTGATGAAATACCTGATGGAAAATCGCTTTGTGGAGCGCATGAAAGGGACTCTCAAGTTCATCTTTCAGCCGGCGGAGGAAACCCTGGGCGGGGCGAAAAGAATGGTCGAGGCCGGAGTGTTGAAAAATCCCGATGTGGACATGATCCTGATGTCTCACGGAGATCCTGAGCTCCGCGTGGGAGAAATGGCGTTGTTCAGAGGGTACAGCCACGCCAGTTCGGACAGTTTTTTCATAGAGCTTCGAGGCAAGGGCGGACACGGATCCCGGCCTTTTCAGACTCAGGATTTGCTCGTGGCCGGAGCAGAGCTCATCAACATTCTGCAGACCATCGTTTCCAGGGATTTGGACGCCCGGGATGCGGCAGTCCTTTCGGTGTGCACGTTCAACGCCGGCACGGCGCCCAATATTCTGCCGGGATCAGCCCTTCTGTCCGGCACAGTTCGTACGATGGCAGGCGAGGTGCAGGACAAAATACGCCGGCGTATGCAGGAAGTCTGCGATGGCATCGCCTCTTTGTTTCACCTGACGGCCAAACTGGATTACAAAGTGGGGGTTCCCTCCTGCGCCGTAGACGATAAAGCGGAGGAAGTTCTGAAAAAAGCGGGAGAACGCATCCTCCCGCAGAAGAACATCAGGCTCTCCAAATCGCGGATGGGAGGCGAGGACTTCGCTTATTTTTCTCAGCGCGTCCCGGCCGGCGTAATGCGCCTGGGCGTGGGAGCACCCGACGGGACGAAATGGGGATCGACCCATTCTCCGACGTTCAGGGTCGATTTACGCGGTCTTCCGGTGGGGGTATCCATCCTCGCCCAGGCCGCCGAAAATGTTCTGGCTCCGGAACCGGAGCCGGACGCGACGAAAGTGGTGTAA